The Syntrophorhabdaceae bacterium DNA window GACGTGCATGAATCTATCCATGACAAAGGCCGCTCGCGCCATGTAGCCCACATTCTCCAGGACCGTCATGGCAAAGAAGAAAATCACGAGGATCGGAATGAACGTCAGCACAGACCCGACTCCTCCGACTATCCCGTTCACGAGGATTCCGCGCACCCACCAGGACTCGTTAACAATCGCCGCGTTCACGAAGCGTCCCAGGGAACCAGCCTCCCGCTCGAGAATCTTCTGAAGCGGGAAACCGACCGCGAACGTCAACACGAATACGAGTGCGAGTATTCCGAGAAGAATAGGCACACCGGTTATGGGCCTGGTGAGGATGTGATCGATCTTGTCGGTCATGAGCACCTGCCCTCTTTTGAACCGAGATACCGCCGCTCGCGTCACTTCTTCTATCCAGTCGTACCTTCCGCCCACAACGGCGCGAAGCGCATCTTCGTGTTTAATGAGGAGCGATTCGATCTCCTTCCACAGGGGAGCGGGCAAAATCCCCTTCATTGTGTCGGTTACCTCAGGATCGCCTTCCATGAGCTTCACGGTGATCCATTCCCCGGTGTACGGCAGGGGAACGTGATCATTAACGAGCTCCGCAAGACGCGTGTAAATATCCTTGTGATCTGACAGAACCTCGGGTATGCGAGGATTGTAATGCGACCGATCTTTGGATACCCGGATAATTTCCGAGACGAGTTCCCTGATGCCCCTGTTCTTTGTGGCAATCATCTCAACAACGGGAAGTCGAAGCGACCTGCGCAGCGCCTCTACATCGACGTGCAGGCCTTGCGCGGAAGCCACATCAAACATATTGACGCCCACGACCACCGGAGTTTTCAAAAGAAGCAGCTCGGCCAGAAGATACAGGCTCCTTTCTAATGCCGACGCATTCACGACCACCACGACCACGTCCGGGTGTTCCTGAATGATGAACTCCCGTGCAACCCGCTCGTCCTCAGAAAAGGCGCTCAAACTATACGTACCAGGAAGATCGACGAGCCTCATCTCCACGCCGTCCTGTGCGAGATAGGTGCCTTCCTTTATCTCCACGGTCTTACCCGGCCAATTGCCCACGTGCTGGGAAAGACCGGTCAGAAGATTAAAGACTGTTGTTTTGCCTACATTGGGTTGGCCCGCCAGGGCCACCACGAGCCTCTTTCCATCCTTTGCCGCCTCTGCCGCGTCTTCGGCTTCCTTTTTGACAACAAGGATCTTGTCTGCCTGGCCTTTTCCTAAGGCTATT harbors:
- the feoB gene encoding ferrous iron transport protein B, which gives rise to MSGQVSPITLLEEGQEGIVYLLSGGEGFVSRLAGMGIIVGTSIKVLRNSGGQIIVLASDTRIALGKGQADKILVVKKEAEDAAEAAKDGKRLVVALAGQPNVGKTTVFNLLTGLSQHVGNWPGKTVEIKEGTYLAQDGVEMRLVDLPGTYSLSAFSEDERVAREFIIQEHPDVVVVVVNASALERSLYLLAELLLLKTPVVVGVNMFDVASAQGLHVDVEALRRSLRLPVVEMIATKNRGIRELVSEIIRVSKDRSHYNPRIPEVLSDHKDIYTRLAELVNDHVPLPYTGEWITVKLMEGDPEVTDTMKGILPAPLWKEIESLLIKHEDALRAVVGGRYDWIEEVTRAAVSRFKRGQVLMTDKIDHILTRPITGVPILLGILALVFVLTFAVGFPLQKILEREAGSLGRFVNAAIVNESWWVRGILVNGIVGGVGSVLTFIPILVIFFFAMTVLENVGYMARAAFVMDRFMHVIGLHGKSFMPLCLGFGCNVPSVLGARIIESKRARLLTIFLAPFVPCTGRLAVLTFVSAAVFGRQAFALSWILVALNIIMLGAVGIVINKFFFQHEPVPFIMELPLYHAPDAKTITAAVLTRTVAFIKKAGSVILI